One stretch of Euphorbia lathyris chromosome 7, ddEupLath1.1, whole genome shotgun sequence DNA includes these proteins:
- the LOC136235667 gene encoding uncharacterized protein: MENPDSKTTTIPPPQDEPELKRPRMSTTTTDDEATAADGSTTTRKERYKRRKVAIFFAYCGVGYQGMQKNPGAKTIEGELEEALFHAGAVPEQDRGNPKRYDWARSARTDKGVSAVGQVVSGRFYIDPPGLIERLNSILPSQFKMFGYKRVTGSFNSKKFCDRRRYVYLIPVFALDPSSHPARESVLASLGSDSELAKCFECSERGRKVIGAVGKRSSESKFVVSGTDISSNNGDATLQSGISEDIDNAVADSIHADSICDSREETAVCVDNEVDGTSKSEAMAKDSEVVAVEDEINGEQVKKGNAFIYGEEQKERFNRILNYYVGSHNFHNFTTRTKAEDPAGVRYIISFNAKTIVTVEGIEFVKCEIIGQSFMLHQIRKMIGLAVAIMRNCAPESLITTALQKNVNITVPTAPEVGLYLDECFFTSYNKKWKDSHEELSMKDYEEVAEDFKMKYIYSHIASTEHKEGAVALWLHSLNHRNYPDLRIGNQGDVDCEISAPVENMTEQGDSEGERSAGVENMTEQGDKDGEISARVENMTRQGDANGEISATVENMTGQGDANGEKSARVENMTDQGDANDEKCA; this comes from the exons ATGGAGAATCCAGATTCAAAAACCACCACAATCCCACCACCACAAGACGAACCGGAGCTTAAAAGACCCAGAATGTCCACCACGACCACCGACGATGAAGCAACCGCCGCTGACGGTTCAACCACGACCAGGAAGGAAAGATACAAGCGTCGCAAAGTTGCGATATTCTTCGCGTACTGCGGTGTGGGTTACCAGGGAATGCAGAAAAATCCAGGCGCCAAAACTATCGAAGGTGAACTCGAAGAAGCCCTCTTTCACGCAGGTGCCGTCCCTGAACAGGACCGTGGCAACCCCAAACGGTATGATTGGGCTCGCTCTGCTCGTACTGACAAAGGCGTGAGCGCCGTGGGACAGGTAGTTTCCGGCCGCTTCTACATCGACCCTCCTGGACTTATTGAACGATTGAATTCGATCCTTCCGTCGCAGTTTAAGATGTTTGGGTACAAGCGAGTGACGGGGTCGTTTAATTCGAAGAAATTTTGCGATCGTAGGAGGTATGTGTATCTGATTCCTGTTTTTGCTCTTGATCCATCTTCCCATCCTGCTAGGGAGAGTGTTCTGGCTAGTTTAGGGTCTGATAGTGAGCTTGCGAAGTGTTTTGAGTGTTCGGAGAGAGGTCGGAAGGTGATTGGTGCGGTGGGAAAGCGCAGTTCTGAATCGAAGTTTGTGGTTTCTGGAACAGACATTTCGTCGAACAATGGAGATGCAACTTTACAATCTGGAATTAGTGAGGATATAGACAATGCTGTTGCTGATAGTATACATGCTGATTCCATATGTGATAGTAGAGAGGAAACTGCAGTTTGTGTGGACAATGAGGTAGATGGAACTTCAAAATCAGAAGCCATGGCCAAAGATTCGGAGGTTGTTGCTGTGGAAGATGAAATTAATGGAGAGCAAGTGAAGAAAGGGAATGCGTTCATTTATGGGGAAGAGCAGAAGGAGAGGTTCAATAGAATATTGAATTACTATGTAGGAAGTCACAACTTCCATAATTTCACTACTAGAACTAAGGCTGAAGACCCGGCTGGGGTCCGTTATATTATTTCCTTCAATGCGAAGACCATTGTCACAGTTGAAGGCATTGAGTTCGTCAAGTGTGAGATTATAGGGCAGAGTTTCATGCTTCATCAGATAAGAAAAATGATTGGTCTTGCTGTTGCAATTATGAGGAATTGCGCCCCCGAGTCGTTGATAACAACTGCATTACAGAA GAATGTGAACATTACTGTACCTACAGCGCCTGAAGTTGGGTTATACTTGGATGAGTGCTTTTTCACATCATATAACAAGAAATGGAAAGACAGCCATGAAGAACTTTCAATGAAAGATTATGAAGAAGTGGCAGAGGACTTCAAAATGAAGTATATATACTCTCACATTGCATCAACAGAACATAAGGAAGGAGCTGTAGCCCTGTGGTTGCATTCCCTAAACCACCGCAATTACCCTGATCTGCGGATTGGCAACCAGGGAGATGTGGATTGCGAGATAAGTGCTCCAGTCGAGAACATGACTGAGCAGGGAGATAGTGAAGGCGAGAGGAGTGCTGGAGTGGAGAACATGACAGAACAGGGAGATAAAGATGGCGAGATAAGTGCTCGAGTGGAGAACATGACCCGCCAGGGAGATGCAAATGGCGAGATAAGTGCTACAGTGGAGAATATGACCGGCCAGGGAGATGCAAATGGCGAGAAAAGTGCTCGAGTGGAGAATATGACTGATCAAGGAGATGCCAATGACGAGAAATGTGCTTGA
- the LOC136201461 gene encoding pentatricopeptide repeat-containing protein At2g33680-like — translation MHLLPRSRSFYNSLVEYTHQKSLEKGRAVHAQIIKLASSSSCIYIANSLVNFYAKCGHLTKARLVFDRICDRDVVSWNCLINGYSKQGSSGSFSFIMELFQRMRAENTLPNAHTFAGVFTAATNSCSILGGLQGHALAIKIANFHDVFVGSSLLNFYCKAGLLVDARKVFDKMTERNAVTWSTMISGYAIHRLSGEALEVFELMRVENEDMNEFVFTSVLSAVAVPECIDGGKKIHGLAIKKGLLLFVSTLNALVTMYAKCGSLDDSLQLFEMSTDKNSITWSAMVTGYAQFGDSDKAVKLFSKMHSAGIYPSEFTLVGVLNACSDMAAVQEGKQVHNYLLKLGFESQMYIMTALVDMYAKCGCTEHARKGFEYLRVADIVVWTSMIAGYVQNGESEEALNLYGRMQMEGVLPNELTMACVIKACSDIAALEQGRQIHGHMIKYGLTLEVPIGSALSTFYAKCGSLEEGNHVFSRMPERDVLSWNAMISGLSQNGHGIEALDLFEEMRVEGTKPDSVTFLNVLSACSHMGMVERGWMYFNAMFDEFGILPRVEHYGCMVDLLSRAGKLNEAKEFIESVTIDHGLCLWSILLSACRNYRSYELGAYAGEKLMELGSEESSAYVLLASIYSALGRAEDVKRVRSMMRIRGVSKEPGCSWIELKSHVHVFVVGDQKHPQIGEIRAEIKRLSKEMKDETYPAASDLALMSS, via the coding sequence ATGCATCTCCTCCCTCGAAGTCGCTCTTTCTACAATTCCCTTGTTGAATATACCCACCAAAAAAGCCTCGAGAAAGGCAGAGCAGTTCACGCTCAAATTATAAAGCttgcttcttcttcctcttgcaTATACATTGCAAATAGTCTCGTCAATTTTTACGCCAAGTGCGGCCATCTAACCAAAGCAAGGCTTGTTTTTGATCGAATTTGCGACAGAGATGTGGTTTCATGGAATTGCCTAATCAATGGTTACTCAAAACAGGGTTCTTCAGGCTCCTTCTCCTTCATCATGGAACTTTTTCAGCGAATGAGAGCCGAAAATACTCTCCCAAATGCCCACACTTTTGCCGGTGTTTTCACTGCAGCTACCAACTCCTGCAGCATTTTGGGTGGCCTTCAGGGGCATGCTCTTGCCATCAAAATCGCCAATTTTCATGATGTGTTTGTCGGAAGTTCTcttcttaatttttattgtaaGGCTGGATTGCTTGTGGATGCTCGCAAGGTGTTTGATAAAATGACTGAAAGAAACGCGGTTACTTGGTCTACTATGATTTCTGGTTATGCAATTCACCGGCTCTCCGGAGAGGCCTTGGAAGTTTTTGAATTGATGCGTGTTGAAAATGAGGATATGAATGAGTTTGTGTTTACTAGTGTTCTTAGTGCTGTGGCTGTTCCTGAATGTATTGATGGTGGGAAGAAGATACATGGCCTTGCAATTAAAAAGGGGCTTTTGTTATTTGTTTCTACTTTAAATGCACTTGTTACAATGTATGCTAAATGTGGGAGTTTAGATGATTCTCTTCAATTGTTTGAGATGTCAACTGATAAGAATTCTATTACATGGTCAGCTATGGTTACTGGTTATGCTCAATTTGGGGATTCTGATAAGGCTGTGAAGCTCTTCTCTAAGATGCACTCTGCTGGAATTTATCCCTCTGAGTTCACCCTTGTCGGAGTACTTAACGCTTGCAGTGATATGGCTGCTGTTCAAGAAGGAAAACAAGTGCATAACTATTTACTGAAGTTGGGATTTGAATCCCAAATGTACATCATGACAGCTTTGGTTGACATGTATGCAAAATGTGGTTGTACAGAACATGCTCGGAAAGGATTTGAGTATCTACGAGTAGCTGATATCGTCGTGTGGACGTCTATGATTGCTGGGTATGTACAGAATGGAGAGAGTGAAGAAGCTTTGAACTTGTATGGTAGAATGCAAATGGAAGGGGTTTTGCCTAATGAGCTGACAATGGCTTGTGTAATAAAAGCTTGTTCAGACATTGCTGCTTTAGAACAAGGCAGGCAAATACATGGTCATATGATTAAGTATGGATTGACTTTGGAAGTTCCGATTGGAAGTGCTCTTTCAACGTTTTATGCCAAATGTGGGAGTCTAGAAGAGGGGAATCACGTCTTTTCAAGGATGCCAGAGCGAGATGTACTCTCATGGAATGCAATGATATCTGGACTTTCTCAAAACGGGCATGGTATCGAAGCTCTAGACCTCTTTGAAGAAATGCGAGTTGAGGGAACAAAACCGGACAGTGTTACATTCCTGAATGTTCTCTCTGCGTGTAGTCACATGGGAATGGTGGAGAGGGGGTGGATGTATTTCAACGCGATGTTTGATGAATTCGGTATACTTCCAAGAGTAGAGCACTATGGTTGCATGGTTGATCTGTTGAGTCGTGCAGGGAAGCTCAATGAAGCAAAAGAATTTATAGAGTCAGTAACCATAGACCATGGCTTGTGCTTGTGGAGCATTTTGTTAAGTGCCTGTCGAAACTACCGTAGCTACGAGTTGGGAGCCTATGCAGGGGAAAAGTTAATGGAGTTAGGGTCAGAAGAATCGTCTGCTTATGTGTTATTGGCAAGTATATACTCTGCGTTGGGCAGGGCAGAAGATGTGAAACGGGTGAGGAGCATGATGAGAATTCGAGGAGTCAGTAAGGAGCCTGGGTGTAGCTGGATTGAACTTAAGAGCCATGTTCATGTTTTTGTTGTAGGAGACCAGAAGCACCCACAGATTGGGGAAATACGGGCGGAGATTAAGAGATTAAGCAAAGAAATGAAGGATGAAACTTACCCAGCTGCTTCTGATTTAGCTCTTATGTCTTCATGA
- the LOC136235464 gene encoding T-complex protein 1 subunit beta, with product MGIDRILKDEANEEKGERARMASFVGAMAIADLVKTTLGPKGMDKILQSTGRGREVTVTNDGATILKSLHIDNPAAKVLVDISKVQDDEVGDGTTSVVVLAGELLREAEKLVAAKIHPMTIIAGFRMASECARNALLQKVMDNKENEEKFKTDLMKIAMTTLSSKILSQDKEHFGKLAVDAVLRLKGSTNLESIQIIKKPGGSLKDSFLDEGFILDKKIGVGQPKRIENANILVANTAMDTDKVKIYGARVRVDSMSKVADIEAAEKNKMREKVDKIIAHGINCFVNRQLIYNFPEELFANAGILAIEHADFDGIERLGLVTGGEIASTFDNPESVKLGHCKLIEEIMIGEDKLIHFSGVALGQACTIVLRGASHHVLDEAERSLHDALCVLSQTVNDSRVLLGGGWPEMVMAKDVDQLARETPGKKAHAIEAFSRALIAIPTTIADNAGLDSAEMISRLRAEHQKEGSNAGIDVITGSVGDMLELGICEAFKVKQAVLLSATEAAEMILRVDEIITCAPRRREDRM from the exons ATGGGG ATTGACAGAATTCTGAAAGATGAAGCTAATGAAGAAAAAGGAGAGCGTGCCCGAATG GCGTCATTTGTTGGTGCCATGGCAATTGCTGACTTGGTCAAGACAACTTTAGGGCCAAAGGGAATG GATAAAATTCTACAGTCAACAGGCAGGGGACGTGAAGTTACAGTTACAAATGATGGAGCCACTATCTTGAAGTCTCTTCACATTGATAACCCAGCTGCTAAAGTTCTAGTTG ATATTTCAAAAGTTCAAGATGATGAAGTTGGTGATGGAACAACTTCAGTTGTTGTTTTGGCTGGGGAGCTTTTGAGGGAGGCAGAAAAGCTAGTGGCAGCAAAGATTCACCCCATGACAATCATTGCTG GTTTTCGAATGGCTTCAGAATGTGCTCGCAATGCTTTGTTGCAAAAAGTCATGGATAACAAAGAAAATGAAG AGAAATTCAAGACAGATTTGATGAAAATTGCAATGACTACCTTAAGTTCCAAAATTCTATCTCAGGATAAGGAACATTTTGGAAAGCTCGCTGTAGATGCTGTTTTGAGGCTAAAG GGCAGCACAAATTTAGAGTCTATCCAAATCATCAAGAAGCCTGGGGGTTCACTTAAGGATTCTTTCTTGGATGAAGG ATTTATTCTTGACAAGAAAATAGGTGTTGGGCAACCAAAGCGCATAGAAAATGCAAACATTCTGGTCGCAAATACTGCAATGGACACAGACAAAGTGAAGATATATGGCGCACGTGTTCGTGTTGATTCAATGTCTAAGGTTGCTGATATTGAAGCAGCTGAGAAAAACAAAATGAGAGAAAAGGTGGATAAAATAATAGCCCATGGGATTAATTGCTTTGTGAACAGACAGTTGATTTACAATTTCCCAGAGGAACTTTTTGCAAATGCCGGAATACTTGCAATTGAGCATGCGGATTTTGATGGAATTGAACGTTTGGGTTTAGTAACTGGTGGAGAAATTGCATCAACCTTTGATAATCCAGAGTCAGTTAAGCTTGGGCACTGCAAGCTTATTGAAGAAATCATGATTGGTGAGGATAAATTGATCCATTTTTCAGGTGTTGCACTAGGTCAAGCATGCACGATAGTACTGAGAGGTGCAAG TCATCATGTCCTTGATGAGGCAGAAAGATCTCTGCATGATGCCTTATGTGTGCTGTCCCAGACAGTGAATGACAGCAGGGTTTTACTTGGAGGTGGATGGCCTGAGATGGTGATGGCAAAAGATGTTGATCAATTGGCCCGAGAAACTCCTGGGAAGAAGGCTCATGCTATTGAAGCTTTCTCAAGGGCACTTATTGCAATTCCAACAACTATTGCAGATAATGCTGGTCTGGACAGTGCTGAAATGATCTCACGACTCCGAGCAGAGCACCAGAAGGAGGGATCCAATGCTGGGATTGATGTCATCACTGGATCT GTGGGAGACATGCTTGAGCTTGGGATTTGTGAAGCATTCAAGGTTAAGCAAGCCGTTCTACTCTCTGCAACTGAAGCTGCTGAGATGATTCTGAGAGTGGATGAAATCATTACTTGTGCCCCAAGAAGGAGAGAAGATAGAATGTGA